The Lepeophtheirus salmonis chromosome 13, UVic_Lsal_1.4, whole genome shotgun sequence genome segment gacaattaagTCACCGTTTTCATAAAGTTGTTGATTAATAATAACCTGcagactcttccagttccttGCTGACTGTCCAGACAAAGAATTTTTTCAGGTTGAAGAAGATTGCAATCTCGTCCGGCGCTGATCGCAAACAAGGGAACTGCTTTCTCCATGATTGTGGTATAAATACTTCAAGGATCGATGCCATTTGTATAAACTTATGGCTAGCCACCAAAACAATAAACAATGTCCTACCTTATGCTCAAAGTTCGTAATTAAACAACGACCACACGctctatgtataaaaatattatgttaaaaagatTGAAGTGTTGCAGGTGTTTAGGTAACATCATTAATGGGTTTTTgtaagagtgcgaggagaagatgggagcgagacatatggtatcattgaatTAAGACTTTTATTCCCCCCCTGTTATATGAtcatcatgatttttttattttttttattgaaagggAAGAAATTGAATTGCtcctataaaaaggagaactttctatatttaaaatagcattgttgcaaggaaaatattataattatatttaaattcctatatgtgtatttattctattatacatttttaaaacaatttacaccataAATAGGcgaaaatacataatatagagGAAGTAATTAAGACCACGAAGAACTATTAAATGGTGTATGGcaacttcgtataaaacatattcatataaggacaattcgtataaaacattttcttttaaggatatttcgtataaaaacaatttcgtataaatttatgaggaaacggggCATAGACTTTATGAATCGTCATTTTATACCCCGAATTTTGGGGGTGTTTTTGAGTACCTGCaatacttaagtaactactaagagaCCCTTACATCCTCCCAATTGTATCCCGAATGTTGAGGGTGTTTCCGGATATTGCCGGAtcccaaaacgggatgcaacttacccccaaaaattgaaaaaatgattacaaGCCCCTCACAACCCCCCAAATCGTAGCCGAATGTTTAGTGGTTTTTTCAGGTTcttattggcttaaaattataatctgctATATGCTCCTCCTATATGTTCGGGGTACGATTGAGAGGGGGGGGGTATGTGAAGAgtcttagtagtttcttcaagtatcggcGGTGGGTTGCACACCGTTTTGGGATCCGGCGGTACCTGAAAACCCGGAAAATACTTGGAGAATGGTGagggggctcttagtagtttcttcagGTATCGGTGGCGGGTTGAATCCCATTTTGGTACCTAGCGGTATccgaaaacacccccaacattcaGGAGGACAAATGGGAGCTCTTAATAGTTACTAAAATATAGTCCGTAcccgaaaacacccccaacatttggggtataaaatgacaaaagtCTAGGccccgtttcctcataaatttatacgaattGTTACCTATTaccctattaaataatgaacaaaaaagaagaaagtgaACAAGCAACAACCGTTTTCCTTTCCTAATCCCTAAactagttttttctttacacagatccctgtTATACtcatattatcataatttatacatagagtttcataaaatatgaatgattatAACAATGAGCGTGAGTAGCtaaagctcatattaaaaaaaagtgcaatatataaaataatgaatgtgactttggATGAGAACctgagcaatatttttttatttttttcaagcagTTGTCACtataatttcattcttgaggagataaaatctaagtattgagtaactaaatGTGAATGTAATCATGAAAAGCGTCGAATCACACTGAAAATTTCTTGGacagttatattctatattcaCAAGCAAatctatatacattattaaaacaaagttactCTGTTCATCGACGCCTATTAGCAGCGGGCAATTCGGATACTactactatttaattaataaaagcatAAGTTTATAGGAAAAAGATATTACGCTCGccgtttttttatgtttgcatACCTTTTAGCAGAAAGTAAGTTGaatgagttttataaaatatgtataacatgatttttattttccaaagctgctatcattacaatttaatttattgagagAGGAATATCTAAGaacaaagtaataactagtgcgtaTCCTCATGAGAGTAACAATGAAGTTTTGATAGATAATTGAAGGTGTAAGTCttttttggactcggagtagagttgaggatcaaCATTAGAGTACTTTATATGTTCTGTCTATATAAGGATTTGCATCCATTTCCTTCCTCCCCACGACTGCTTGCAACTGATATAATAGAACGTCATCACGACTAAGCTCCTCTccttcaaattgtaaaaattacgACGTTTATTTAAGGTTTCTATTATTTGTACATACCGgttggacatattttatgcaactcttccttttaatatctaaataaaagcCTGGCTATGAATAATGATGAGTCTACGTTAGACCAAGAGCAAAGGAGACACTGCCACTTGCCGCATATCACCTCAACTGAGACCCagatttatgtaatttaaaaaaacgatacTAACTTATATGTTATACCCACCCACGTCTTCATGGCACTTCTTCGACTTCTTGGTATCATCATGGAATGCTGGAGCCGGTCATACTATAAGTTAAAACAAATTGGGAGTTCTTACTTTTTAGATGTTACGTTAAGGTCGGGTTACTCTCATATagacacaaaatatattatcacgTAAAAACATGGcatcgaaatttatttttaactttttttggtttatttgaatatattttatttatttctattaggtatatcaatataaaataaaggaactgAATGAAATAGTTAAGCATGAATAGTTCTTCAAATCCAGctacaaaaagaaattgttatcACAAATGTATTTGACACTTTGGagaatcaactttttttcctttttcatctCACTAGATAAAAGTTTCTCAAGGAGTGTTTTATTCTGTTTGCTAATTCGATTAAATCTAACACGAGGAAGGGTAGGAGGTTCAATACAATAAGGGGATTTGGTCaaattctgtttattttttagtaatagaGATTGAGTTGAAGGCTCCTTTGATTTTATTTCTGGTTTTTGTTCAGGAGTAGGTATATGGGAATCATCTTCATTTCTTTCAAGAAAATGATGACCACTATTTTCACTCTTACTCCTATGTTTTCGTTTCCTGGAagccttttctttttcattaccACCTTTACAAACTGTTTTTTGAGAGTCAAGAGCTTCTGGATCATATGAATTTTCATCTTTTACAAGGACATTTTCCTCATTCTTTTTGGGATAGTGTGTTTCATTATTTTGTGGAAGGATTTCATTAGTCTTTTTGATTATTGCAATTTCTTCAGGAGGTTCATCGTCTTCGTCACTCTCAGGATTTGCGATATTTTCATCATCACACACTTCCACCTTTATTTTTCGAATATTCTTTTCTAATTGACGTTTTTCCTTGAGTTGCGTATGTAAGAGTACATCTTCCTCATCGTCACTAATGTCAAAAGTATCCTGGATCATTTGatcttcctcttcttcttcactTTCAGACTCACTCAATTCGTCAAAGTTTTTTGTCCCAGGAAAAGACATGAGAGGTCCATTCCAACCAGGAGGATCTTCTTCATCATCGAGgaaatcttcttttttcttattttccaacCGATTTTGTCTTCTCTTGGCctgctttttattatttcttttccgTTTAAATGAAAATGGAGTCTTTTCCGTGACTTTTTTCCTTTCCTCCATAAATAGATCAAATGCCTCAGCTCGAGCTTTACTAATGTCTTCATATTGTTCTTTACGGGATTGTTGATCTAATCGATGAGACTCCGTTTGAGTAAACGTTggatatttactatttaaaaaaatcagtaaaaaatGAGGAAGAATTCATTTACAATATGTTACAACACATTCATATTGATACCAAACCTTGAAATTGATCTATGTAGTCAGTAATATTTGAGAAGTGAACAAGaaagcaaataataatagagaacaaaataattatttataataatacaagtcaacaaaattatgtatttattccaAGTGTTGAATGGCGTGTTACATACATAGTTTtaccatctattttttttatgaaaatgtattttttttttgtaattcagaAGGTTTGGGACAATATTCCAGAATGAAGGAATTGCCTTTTAACTAAGCGAgctgtaattttaattttttaaatacatctcAAAATAGTTAGTTAATCCTTAGTGAAAATTTTActtcagtaaaaaaatagtagGATCAAATTGTTCCCAGTCATTTCGAagaatgtggaaaaaaaataattaatatattcgatgatgattcatgctccaatattatgtaattatgattcccattcatgttacacgcagtttaaatgataaaatgtttaattatttcccaaaaattgcaatgatttagtgtttattaattaatagtttatttattgtattatggAGATGCTTCAACAGCTGAGTCTAACCGCTATTAAAACAGTTGAAGCAAAAAGTATGACAaccatttctataaataaattagaaagataaaaaaatatatttttaagagaaggagtcaatcaatcaatgattaAGACTCATACGTTTGGATCAAATATGTTGGAGCTCAAATGTACCTGGTAAAATCTTGACCGATACTCCTCTATCACGAGATTGTCTCTGactctatatttattaagatcCGTTTGTCATTGGAGTATTCTAGTAGATAATTAGACGGTActtgcagcatgaatcatcaccaaacatattatattgttttctCGCCCAAGTGTCTGTTTGGCAATAAGGTTTTCGGCAAAGTGTTGGATCAAGTATATAAAACggttattattttgttctgaGGAGAAGATATTAATATGCAAAAGATCGTTTTCAGCTACATTTATGGTATCTGATCCATCATATCTATTATTTCAACAGAAATAACAGAAATAACAGAAATAATAGATTCAATTGACacttgaaaatttataaaaaatatatttaagtaaaaatgaatATCTTTGCAATGAAATACAAACTAAAATTGTTAAACTgtgaaattgttaaaataatgtatacttttttcGATGTTTTCTCCATGCCGCAATTTCTTCGGGATCATTTTCACGGGTCAGACGATTGTATACCCCTGTTCTATGTAAATATAAGATGTGATCTTGGAGAACCTAAAAATATATCCCAaatcaatagaaaaatttattcaatgaatCCGAGCTTAATTACACTTTTAGAACCCTTAAAGGGACATCCATCTAGACCACAGACTTCTAAATCTTCTTTACTCCAAGATCCTTCTTCATCGTATATCCAATCTCCTTCCGTATCCATGCTTcgttttgtttattgttttgaaGTAAACATTGACAACAGCTAACAAATAGCTAGAAATATTTATTCGTaattaaagctttttaaaacaaaatagccAGGGTGACTTTCTATAGTCACCTTGGATAAAGGCAAAGTGCAAACCACGTGGTCAATATTTGTACATGCTAACATTGATTGTGACAATGTTACTAGAATGTCTTAGTAACACTGAATTGtgacaacttttttgttttgttctttgtTTGATAGCTATACACGTACGTAGTACGTACAGCTACATAGCTAGAATGTTGTGTTGTGATGGTCGCACTTAAAGCTTTAGTCGcacatttgtgtttttttataaacgaaGGATAATATGTAGGGTAGACTGGGAGCAGTTGAACAACTAGAGTTTTGGCTCCATTACTATGGCAAAGATTTCACTATTGCGAAATTTGCGTCTTTACTATAGAAATGAACGTACATAACTCTATTTTTGAGGGTCATCTACCCCCCTTTTTGTACTGAAACGTTTctgtatgaaataaaatatgtttgttttgcgtcatttaaaaaacattataaaaaacaaacatatgaattatcatataattaatatcttatattattaaaaaaattgtcaagtgttactgtatttcaaaaataagacatacatcaaaattattttttaaacatctacaaataatattgatattacattattgttattaaattatattttaattcgtataaaaattataaactatatatatactattaaatgGAGTACAAAGCAaagttcattataatttaagcGATTCTCATTTGGAAAAGCAATATATTGCATTTGTCACATACAACAGCGACGAACAAATCTACGCTACTGTGATGTTCTAGAACGGAGAGGATTTCCGTGTTTGATCTTTAACTTTGTAACTTTTAAAGGCACTTGGTTTGGTCGTTTTATTCTTAACCAAGTTATTTAATAATGgaaacaaatatatagtttattatttctcatactaattaaaatcaaatttaaaaataatgtaattttaacttatatttaatcatgaCTAAATGTTATTCTTTTTATGCGCAGAAAatgttataacttatttaattgattccgttatcacattttttcattttcatccaGAGATTTGACCATGATTTGATTTGTCTCATCaatcccaaggttaatagaaataaaacgaCAGATGTTTAACTTCAaccacaatttttaatattggcgtcatagtgtatgagtggttgcgtgttttgtcaaaatctgtctttcttagccagcagtcggtacgataaatcaaattgaaaattctaccaTTACATGATAGTCTAAACTAAGATAACTTGAAATACAATTAGCTCGgactaaccttgtatttctattaaacttgggTTGGTCAATCCTTGAATCGAAACCAATACATATTCTTATTGCtcatcatatattttcattattatctgCCTctcccttcaaaaaaatttccgaAAGAAATCagtgaaaacattattttgttgttatacattaatattttcgaATTAGGATGTTTATATATAGAATGTAGatgtttattagaaaaattatttttatttatatgcgACGTTATTACGTAAGACATAAagtatgttaaaatttttaagtagAGTTTAAATGTAAGTGACGTCATATGTTCAGAGTTTAATTTAAGTTGATTTGATGCAACCGGACCTTTGTTCCcgagaaaattaattatgtggTCAAGACTCAAGAGTTAACAAGTCATTTTCCGTGTTTAAGATAagtaaattacttattttaaagattttggtaattttaaaCTTGcgtattaaaatctaaattctGATACATAGTTAGGAAAAATGGTTTTGGTGACacattattttgaatcaaaattagtattgtgtcagtccttatttattcattccagTTCAGTCAGTcaagtcttaggaccggtccttaagactgacAGTCCTTCAGATTGTTAAATTGCCATTTAGTTCATGGCAATTTCTGTCCTTTAATACACCCGCAAGTTCTACTACGTCTGATTGAAATAAACAACGCAACATAATTTAACCTTCACACTTATTCAAGTGAATAGAAATGAGAGTGTCCAT includes the following:
- the LOC121127992 gene encoding uncharacterized protein; the encoded protein is MDTEGDWIYDEEGSWSKEDLEVCGLDGCPFKGSKSVLQDHILYLHRTGVYNRLTRENDPEEIAAWRKHRKNKYPTFTQTESHRLDQQSRKEQYEDISKARAEAFDLFMEERKKVTEKTPFSFKRKRNNKKQAKRRQNRLENKKKEDFLDDEEDPPGWNGPLMSFPGTKNFDELSESESEEEEEDQMIQDTFDISDDEEDVLLHTQLKEKRQLEKNIRKIKVEVCDDENIANPESDEDDEPPEEIAIIKKTNEILPQNNETHYPKKNEENVLVKDENSYDPEALDSQKTVCKGGNEKEKASRKRKHRSKSENSGHHFLERNEDDSHIPTPEQKPEIKSKEPSTQSLLLKNKQNLTKSPYCIEPPTLPRVRFNRISKQNKTLLEKLLSSEMKKEKKLILQSVKYICDNNFFL